ATTTCAAATCTGACCAATCTCAAAGAGTTGTACCTTGCCAATAATATGGAGGAGGCATCTCCCGGCACAGACGGATATTTGATGGTGGAGCCAATCAGCCTTTCGGGGATTGGCAAAGTGACAAAAGTTGAGACCTTGAAATTGTGCCTCCCAGGCTTCACTAAACTACCGGAAATGGATGCTCTCAAGCAGCTAAGGAAGCTTGATCTTCAATGTCCAGACCTACAACATCTCCCACGACTAcccaaaagtttgaaaaaactAACCCTCCGGGACTGCAAATCCTTAAAGACATTGCCGGAGCTTAAGTATCTCATGTCTCTATCTGGATTGGAGCTTCTGTTATGTTCTGTAATGGAAATCGAAGGACTTCAAAATCTCTCATCCTTGGTAACCTTGCTTATTTCTCACTGTGAGCTGGTAAAGCTAGACGGCCTCGAATGCTTGACATCCCTGAGAACATTGACCATCTCATACTGTGATTCCCTTCAAGGACTGCCAGATTTGTCGAACTTGAAGAAGCTGAGAACGTGTCATATCCAACATTGCAAGAACATAACTCAAAAGGACAGCCTCTAGTAGTCGAGCTCCCTAGAAAGGCCAGATATTTGCGAAGGTCGTGGTACGCCTCTGGTCTAAATGAGGACTTGAAAGAAATCCATTTCATGCTTCCTCGAGCAAGTCTGAAGTTTCTGAGGCCAATGTTCATTCTAAAGGTCACGCGTCTTTTCAATTTAATGATGATCCATAAGTTTCACTTGCATTGTTGGACTTCCTTGTAACTGGAATGCCTTCTTCTCGgatatttccatttttctttcacttctttagagaatgcaatatttttcctttatgaagTTATTCTCAACAATGCCCAGCAATTGCTTGGTATACCACTTAACACTTTGACTTCATTGTACCGTTTTCACAAATATGTGaatgagtgcatgaatcagCATTTCTGACTTCCCTAATCATTCGGGCCATTGCTCTTCTTAATTTCTTCCATCTAACTGACTGATTATCCTTAGTAAGATGATATGCCCATTTATTCAATATACGTGGAGTATTCGCTAGCAGGAGTATTGTAATGGAAGAAATAACTGGATGTGATCTCTGTTCATTTCTTTTGCCCACCGATGATGTATAGAATAGTCATATCCTAATGCGATGCAGAAAGGCCAAATATATGCTCATACACCTCTACATAGACAATACTGAGGGAAAAATCACCATGGCATGCACTTTTTATGTGGGAATTATTTATGTGATTAACGGGAGGCACCCGATAACCCTGATGATCTAGATTATTATAggatgaaaaattcaaaaagaatgaTGAATTGGTGTTACTGAACATCATCTGGCATTAGTTTGTTGTTTTTCCCCCTTGAATGAATTTTACATGCTAAGTAGTTTATCTACTTGAATGAATATCATTCGACTCGTTTTAGTGTTTTCTGGGTACTCTGAAATATCTCTGTGAACTAATGTCTCGGGCTGAGCAGCCAACTTAGGCTGTGCAGCAGGTAAAAATGCCCCATCATGAATAACCCGGATTATTATAGCACATTCCAGGACGGTCCTGCCTTTCACAACCAAATAAAATGCATCTCTTTGTTGCTAGGCCTGATCAGACTGAAGATTCAGAACCTGTGAAGAGAACTGCATACTTACAGGACCCACTTATTATAGTTTCCTTCTTGGTTAGTCCGTGGTAGTAAAGACCAGGCTGAGGAATCTTATGTCACATGGGTAGAGGAGCAAGGCTTTTGATATTTACGTCCTGCTTCGTTGGATGATCCACGCCAAAGAATGTAACATTTCtggattttgttttgttttctagaCACATTCCATAGAAGTGTTTCCCTTGCATTTCTGTTGGCTATTTCTAcgatttattttgttgaaatcTGCGAGATCTCAGCACCCACTCTGTCATCAGTTTATGATCTCTTAATTCCTAGATTTCCGGGAATGTACCATAATATGGTTGTGTGGTGTCAACTGTCAACTTAAACAGATTCTTCTGGACAAGAgaattgaaagaagaaaaatgcaaacGGATTTCCTGAGAATTGACCACCACAAGTTAGTGGCATTCAAACATGAGGCTTCCCGATGTTTCTATGAGCTACAACAATGAAGAAAGCCATGGATTGACAAGAACGGTACAGATGATTTGTGACCCGACGAACTTAGATTCAGAAGGCTAGCAGGTCGTCTTACGTCTGCTAAAACAACAAATGCTATGCCAAGTACCTTTTGTTAGACCTAAATCTAAAAAACATTAGGAATATGAAGCCCGGGAGAGTGTTTCCGAACTTTTCCTCTTCCCATTATATGCTCTTCGAAATTTGTACCACTTGATATCCCAGAAATTGCATCCTCCGAGATCTTCATAGAAGACCCTTCTTCCTGTACATTCCAGTTCATGTCATCatcaatattcaaattcaaaagtatCTTTTGATTTCACAGTTTTCAATGCCACAAGCATCTCTCTTTAGAAAAAGTAACCACCAACATTTTCCGACGATGGAAAATTATTCAAGCAGTTATGTTTGATTTATGTTTTCATGAAAACTGAATACTGTCATGGTGAAATATGTGGTGAATTAAAAGAACCGATCATTTTGTTTccttccaattttttattatacttttatgcCATTAATTTCTTTCCCTCATTGCTGCTTAATACTCCCATGTATATTATTCTCTTTTTGGTTTGCTTTCCATGCTCTTCATTATAACGTGCCAAGAAAAACGATGTCCTATTAatatcttgatttctttttatcgACCTTTTCTCAAGTTATTATTACAATCTGTACACATTGTCGATTGACCTTTTGAACCATGTCATCGTGATTTATTCAATCTGTAACGTTCGGCCTTCATGTTTGTAGTTTCGTATTGATATTTTTACAATATGAATCTTCCTTGCTTTTGATAACtattattttagattttattgaCAATTACGTAATTTGAATATAGTATTTAAAGGAAAGCTAAGAGGTTCATgtcactttccttttcaatgtttCGTCCTAACCCGAATATCCTAGTtaggttggcaatgaattttTAGTTGGGATTTTAATAGCTAATAAGTACTTATTGGTAGTACCATAACAACCATTGGAGCTTAttagggaaatcatcttcctttaGGGGTGTATGAATGAATAATTGGAGTTTAATCCAAAGGGGTAAAGGATTGAACTTCCATGGAATCTGAATAGATCTAtatggcattgccacatgaggttttcCAGATTTTCAGTAAAACTGTCATTCTGGATTTATTCGACAATTTCCTAGGGGTATTGCCAGCTTGGCCTATCTCGTATCTTTTCGATTTTATACTTTTCATTATGGTGAAAAGTATAGAAAGCATGCATCATGAtcatgatgtacatgttgatttttgcTAGTGCATTTGATCTGGACAAGAAGTCAGCGAGCACGGCAAATCAAGAGGAAAAGTTCAGTTTCACTTCTTGCATGTTGAAGTCCAGGCAGTGGAAGATGCTTATGAATATACTTTTTGTTTTGCGAAGGTTTGAGGTCTCGCATTGGTCGGCCGGTTAAAGAGGCCCTTATGTTTACACCCGCTCCCGTGGTATGAAGCAGGGAGATGGATCTTTGtaatggagaaggaagagagaccAAACTGAGAGAAGGAGACCCCGACACGAAAACCACTTCATTTTGAGAGTTGGGGATGGTTATCGAATTTCCTGCATCTCATACCTATTCTGACGATGAAGACGAATATACCGAAACAAGAGGATGGTTATCAAATTTCCATGTGTATTTGAGCTTCAGAGGATCAGACACCCGCAAGGTCTTTGTGGATCATCTCTGCAATAGCCTCCAAAAAGAGGGGATCCGCGTGGGCTGGGATCACGAGGGGGTGTGTTCTGGGCGGTCAATTCTCCCGTATATCGGGGATGCCGACATCGCCATTCCGATCCTGTCAGAGAACTATCCGGGGAGCAGATGGTGCCTCCGAGAGCTGGCTCAGATTTTGGAGTGGCACAAGAGGATAGGCCAGATCATCATGCCCGTCTTCCTCAACGTCACGCCCTCGGTCGTGAAAAACATATCCCACGGTTACCGCGAGGCTATCGACAAGTATAGACGGACAGGAGTCCACCCAGCAATCCTCCGGGAATGGGAGGAAGCTCTCATCTGTGTGGGATCCATCCCAGGGTTGGAGATTGATAGGTGAGTGTAATTGAGTAAGTTCGATTTAGTAACGTAGCATCCAAATCCCAAGGTAGCGCTTACTTCAATTTAAGTTAATCTAATTAGACTAATGCTAGGTGTCTCAGTACCTGATGTAGCTCCCTCTGATCTGGTATTGAATGTGATCCGCTCGTTTACATTCTTACTCCCAGCTTGCCACATTACTTAATGTTTCGGTTTTGTCGATAAATTTCAATATTCGTAGCCTAACACACATTTAAAAGCACGTGACTCAGTTTTAGTAAAAGTTTGTACCACTAATTGTGTGGCCTGTTTGTCTAAAGCTGATTGCTGTATGATAGTTTTTGAAAGGAGAGCACGAACTTCTTCTTGCAAATCACTTCGGAGTTCAGACATTGATGGACTTACATTAATCTTTATGCATGTGCCTTGTGCACACGCGCACGCACGATACAGCTTAGGCACACATGCTTTGATCATCGACGCACTTGTCACAAATGTGTTGAGGGTGTTGAGGGTGTTGAAGAGACCCTTCGTTGGGATCGAGCATCATGAGGAAGCAGTTATGGAATTACTAAATGTGGAATCTAGTGATGTTCGTGTAGTTGGAATACATGGCATAGGGGGCACTGGGAAGACAACGATTGCAAAGTTTGTCTACAAAAGAATATTTCATCTCTTTGATGGCTGTAGCTTTTTGGAAAGATTTagagaaaataccaaaaaacagGAGGCTTAGTTGATTTGCAAGGTCAGCTGATTTCTGACCTTCTAGGTGCAATGCATAGAAAAATTCCTTCTGTTGATGACATGATTAAGTCCATCAGAAGCAGATTCTTCCACAAGAAAGTTCTCATTGTGTTCGATGATATCGAACCAGGCTTTAAACTTACTCCAATTTTAGGAAGTCTTGATTGGTTAGGCTCTGGAAGCAGGATCATAATTACCACCAGAGCCGAACAAGCTTTAGATAAGCTTGAAGTGATCCTAAAATATAAGGTTGGGGGAATGCAACGACTTGAAGCCCTTATGCTTTTCCACATCCATGCCTTCAGGGAGAAACCTACTCCAGATGAGTTTGTTACTTTGTCTGAAAAAATAGTATCTACTAATGATTGGCTTGAGTTTTTTACTCTATCCGAAAAAATAGTATCAACTATTGACTGGCTTCCGTTGACTATTGAGGTTGTCGGGTCATATCTATTTTCTAAAGGCAAGGATGTATGGATGCAAACCTTAGACGAGTTGGAAAAAGTACCTAAGCTACAAGTTGAACAGAAGTTTATGGTAATCATCAAAGCATTACCTGACAAGCAAAGACAGATATTTCTGGACATTGCTTGTTTCTT
This genomic stretch from Eucalyptus grandis isolate ANBG69807.140 chromosome 3, ASM1654582v1, whole genome shotgun sequence harbors:
- the LOC120291815 gene encoding disease resistance protein RUN1-like, with protein sequence MDGSFIRKFPRSIGMLKKLEEIHASRCRSLEKIPEEIKGLSRLRNLVLSDSNIPSLPGSISSLSHLQNLDLYGCDNLHEVPLLPTSLATLHLTYDSSKLKSLDISNLTNLKELYLANNMEEASPGTDGYLMVEPISLSGIGKVTKVETLKLCLPGFTKLPEMDALKQLRKLDLQCPDLQHLPRLPKSLKKLTLRDCKSLKTLPELKYLMSLSGLELLLCSVMEIEGLQNLSSLVTLLISHCELVKLDGLECLTSLRTLTISYCDSLQGLPDLSNLKKLRTCHIQHCKNITQKDSL